The Streptomyces sp. NBC_00490 genome includes a region encoding these proteins:
- a CDS encoding FAD-dependent oxidoreductase: protein MSLDARVVESGGGHGHAVVIGSSLAGLTAARALTGLMDRVTVIERDWLPRGPGRRRGVPQARHTHSLMTAAQQGLEHLFPGIGQDLVRAGAVHIRIPEDMLLLGPAGWLPRVPTDLSMLSAGRDLLDAVIRERLYADPKVTFLQDHEVVALEPGPHDTVTGVWARGRNRKECDGWNPERLIGADFVVDASGRGSQAPEWLAELGYAAPAESVADSGTSYATTLYAPPVGHVADFKSLFLMPSPGDPRQAVLNPVEGGRWLVTIATGDGTPPPADHAELLRAAASLRHPMLRDLIETATPLGPVYTCGRTENRLRHYEKLRRWPDQFLVVGDALAALDPAHGHGMTLAVECALVLDHLLAAHGTAVGVSHRLRRALAHRIAPAWQSSTRAPAPPAGLRARLGRRYASRLAAAATADPHAAALLLHLHQGLAAPAALRSRALRAALGTRHDPAPTTPPSVTHGPEARRRRPVAPTPPAIGVSTGSAARPRPTGSSAHWPAAQPAGDRRRS, encoded by the coding sequence TTGAGTCTGGACGCACGTGTTGTGGAGAGCGGCGGCGGCCATGGGCACGCCGTGGTGATCGGCTCCAGCCTCGCGGGACTGACCGCGGCTCGAGCACTGACCGGCCTCATGGACCGGGTGACCGTGATCGAGCGCGACTGGCTGCCCCGCGGCCCCGGCCGTCGCCGCGGCGTTCCGCAGGCACGGCACACCCACAGCCTCATGACCGCCGCCCAGCAGGGCCTGGAGCACCTGTTCCCCGGCATCGGCCAGGACCTCGTGCGCGCCGGAGCGGTCCACATCCGCATCCCCGAGGACATGCTGCTGCTCGGCCCGGCCGGCTGGCTGCCCCGCGTCCCGACGGACCTGTCGATGCTCAGCGCCGGCCGTGACCTCCTCGACGCGGTGATACGGGAACGGCTGTACGCCGACCCCAAGGTGACCTTCCTCCAGGACCACGAGGTCGTCGCCCTGGAGCCCGGCCCCCACGACACCGTCACCGGCGTCTGGGCACGCGGCCGCAACCGCAAGGAGTGCGACGGCTGGAACCCCGAACGCCTCATCGGCGCCGACTTCGTGGTGGACGCCTCCGGACGCGGCTCCCAGGCCCCCGAGTGGCTCGCCGAACTCGGCTACGCGGCGCCCGCGGAATCCGTGGCCGACTCCGGGACGTCGTACGCCACCACCCTGTACGCGCCGCCCGTCGGCCATGTCGCCGACTTCAAGAGCCTGTTCCTCATGCCCTCGCCCGGCGATCCGCGCCAGGCCGTCCTCAACCCCGTCGAGGGCGGCCGCTGGTTGGTGACGATCGCGACCGGCGACGGCACCCCGCCACCCGCCGACCACGCGGAACTGCTGCGCGCCGCCGCGTCCCTGCGCCATCCGATGCTGCGCGACCTCATCGAGACGGCCACCCCGCTCGGCCCCGTCTACACCTGCGGCCGCACCGAGAACCGCCTGCGCCACTACGAGAAGCTGCGCCGCTGGCCCGACCAGTTCCTCGTCGTCGGCGACGCGCTGGCCGCCCTCGACCCGGCCCACGGCCACGGTATGACCCTCGCGGTGGAGTGCGCCCTGGTCCTCGACCACCTGCTCGCCGCCCACGGCACCGCGGTCGGCGTCAGCCACCGGCTGCGCCGGGCCCTCGCCCACCGGATCGCCCCCGCCTGGCAGTCGAGCACCCGCGCCCCGGCCCCACCGGCCGGGCTGAGGGCCCGGCTCGGCAGGCGGTACGCGTCCCGGCTCGCGGCCGCCGCGACCGCCGACCCGCACGCGGCCGCCCTCCTGCTCCACCTGCACCAGGGTCTCGCCGCGCCCGCCGCCCTGCGCTCGCGCGCCCTGCGGGCCGCCCTGGGCACCCGGCACGATCCGGCCCCCACGACACCGCCCAGCGTCACCCACGGCCCCGAAGCCCGAAGGCGGCGCCCCGTCGCACCGACGCCACCCGCCATCGGCGTCTCCACCGGTTCCGCGGCCCGGCCCC